ATGCCATTACGTGCGCGAGGCGAGAACAGCCGAAATGGAGGAGAGTCAAACATCGGAAAGTGTCGCCGTGCTACCGGACATGTCCGAACCGTTGACGAGCGAAACCGAGGAAGCGTCCGCCCTAACGACCGAACACGAGGCGCATCCTGTGGCCGTCACGGCGAGCGTCACTTCTGTACCGGGTGTTCCGGGTGTTCCTGGAGTTGGTGTACCGGTTTCTTTGCCTGTTGGTTCTATCATCGGTGTGGCAAACTCTACCAATGGGACGACCTTCAACGTCATCACCTCAGAGCAATTGcaggtatatataaaaaaaaaaaaaaaaaaaaaaaaaaacgaaagatatattCATCACATGCTCGATCGATTCTGAGGTCATTCGTAAATTAACGATTgacgaaatattcgaaaatttaaataagttcttatgtaaaatgatacacatatattatatacattttgttctgtatgttatttttgtcattaaattttataatttatgtataatagatGAACAATATAAGTAtgcttaaaaataaaactgtaTTTCGTCATTAAATTAATCAGTTTAcgttattttaacaataataaattgtaaataaagttCTTCTTTTGTAGCTACCGGGTTCTGGACAATTCAAACAAATGTTATGCGTTGATAATGGTTTCATCTGTGAACCTCGTCATGACAAAGATGCAGATCCTCTAAGATGGAATGGAGAATTGAAGGCGACTCATATAGTTATTCAAAATAGTACGGATGAGGCAGAATCCGAGCAAATACATGTATCAGCAGCTAATTCGCAACCAATATGCAGTTGGTCAGAATCTGCCAATTTGGCAGTTTTGCCTGTTAGatgtaaaaatacaaatgcaGAATTGCATAAAAGTAGATTTGGATCAGGAGGTAGAGGACGATGCATTAAATTAGGGCCAGACTGGTATACACCAAGTGAATTTGAAGCATTTTGTGGAAGAGCATCGAGTAAAGATTGGAAAAGAAGCATTAGATTTGGTGGTAGAAGTTTACAAACACTTATAGATGAACAAATTTTAAAGCCGCATGCGACATCATGCACCTGTGCTGCCTGTTGTGATGATGACAGTGCAGtgagtaatttattttttagctATCCTATTAATATCTGATTTGTAAGTgcaatattaatcatttatggTTACAGACAGGACCTGTACGATTATTTACACCATATAAACGTAGAAGAAGAGCCAGGGATACTTCTGACGGTGAAACTCCATCTCGAAAACATAAAAGTGAAAATTCGAGGGATGGTAGTAACAATGATGAAAGTGACAATGAAGTAGTTGTTCCTGACAAAGAAGTTTGGCCACAATTTGTATCTACAGATGGTTTAGTGGTACAACAAGCTCAAGATCAGGATTCTGTAGTGCAGGGCGTGCATCAAACAGAGAATGGACAGAgtgaagatatttttaaaaaattggatgaaatatctaataaaatgttaaagttGGCTTATGAATTTAAACGTACAGTAGATGAAGCAAAAGAAATCAATAGACAACAAAGAAGAGAACAAGCATTAGTTGCACAATTGGGTGGCAGAGGAGATGTTATTGAAACTGTTGGTCTACAGCCTGCATCTGATacacataataaaaaagtaacgtTAAGTGTGTTTGTGCTTTTTTGTattgcatataaaatatttttgctcgcatgtatgtttatttatttttttcttttcttttcttttttttttttttaataaaaactcTGTTTTTAGTGTGCCAATTGCAATCGAGAAGCATTTGCTGAGTGTTCTTTATGCAGACGTACACCATACTGTTCTACATTTTGTCAACGTAAAGACTGGGCTGGTCATCAAGTAGAATGTGTGCGAGGTGCCGCTGAAACTGTTATGCTTATAGTAGAAAGCAGTAGTACAGATACTAGTGCTCTTGCCACAACTACAGGGGACCAATAGCTAGTGTTTCTTACACCCATTCACCAAAggaatatagaaagagaacagTCTACTATAGAAACTtcacaattaaaaaaagagatgaagacTTGAGATAAAGATTAAAGAGATGAAGATTGAAGATTCCTGGCTAATAATAGcctaaaaaattttgtatatattatagtagCTATTTTTTACATAAGTTATATCTATAGTCTACTATTTAAAGACTATCAATGAACGTGTATAAAAGCAAGTTGTTTTTGATGACCACACTCATGCATTAACATAATGAATATCTGTATAAATGATAGTACATGTTATGTGTGGGAAACTTGATCCCTTCAAAAAGGAAAGTTCGTTGTATATATGTTAGTTACTATAATAAGTATCATATTACATTCTTCAAAATGTACATTTGGAAAGaacgttaaaatgaaaaatgaccAAAGGAGAGGTAATCTATAAGCTTCTGTAAGATTATTTGAGTATTGGGTTATTCAGATATTTCATATTGATTtgtaaagtaataatttttagttttcgcaaatattaatagagagaaatctaaataattgtattaaaaatcatttataatttttctgagCAACCCAATATAGTGTCATCATAccttttgtttataatatagttttataggaataaaaattttttttattataagcttttttatgaaagtgatattttcttatagaatTTTAGTACAAATATCAAGTATATCAcatttcattattcattttctatattgtTTTAATCTAAATTGATTGGCATTGTACAAACAAATACAccatttattttgaatataatttaagtaTGATTTAATGAGGCAATAATGAttaagttatttttttaagtCTGATATAAAcccatcattttctttatcctgATTATTGGTAAACATGTACAACAGCTTATAGTATTCTAGAGATTTCTACAAACAAGATAACTTTTGTAACTtaaacaatgtttttttttcccctgaaAAAAGAACTTAATGTGCACATCTGTTTTTTACAAACAACGTATTGTGAATAGCTATAACACTATCTTTAAGTTGCATTTAggattattcaattttttttctttttccttaaaaatTCATGAATAGACAAAGTATAGAATAAAGTACCatattctatcatttttttattatctttatatagtTTTATGTACTGAAAATAGAATTGATAAACATATGATTTGAACATATATTTACTGattacacatatttatattcaaagtTCATAcacattacttttttatatttcacagaaaaaacgataaaaaatttcgtaccattatttatgtatagtgataaaagaatttaagtTTAAATTCCATTTTGTACATACTcttgtacatataaaattaataatttacttttaccCACCGTATATTtggaaatgtatttataataattaggcTAAAACAAAATATAGCAATGGTATGTACAGGATCAGCAAATACAAAGTATAGATGATAAGTTttgaatgtttataaaaatttaatttactaaatatctttgtaaaatttatatcaattatgtatttagaaaatttttacaaaagaaacGCTTAATAATTTCCATAATGTTTCAATCTGTATAAAAATGCTCTATGTGATCTATTCGATACACCTAAGTAACCACTACTAGGAGAAAAATCAATAGCAGAGGGCATTGACATTGTTGTTTGAAATGTgggaaaatttgaaaatacgtTAAACGATGGCAAATGTAACATTTTAAAAGCATTTGCCTTTTTATCGGAAGCCATGGCTAATATCTCTGATGTAGGATTAAATTTCAATCCAGTAATAGAAGTAACAAGATTGAAAATCGTTTTAAGTGGTGCtggaattttttcttttagtactGTATTTATGTCATACAAATTAACTACTCCTTCCCTACTACCAGTAGCTAAAAATTGACCGTTTGGAGATATTGCAGTAACTGAACAAGACAAGCATCCATCATCCACTGCACGATGTATACATGTTCGACTTTTTATGTCCCAAATATACATTTCATTGTCATCTTCAAGCatacaataaaaagaatattgaattatataattttactttgaaGATaagtaaaatgtttataatttacCTCCGTGCGTTATGAGTGTTTTATTGTCAGGGGTAAATGAAACTGTTCGACATTTTGTATTCATATTTAGAGTGCCAATAAGTTCTTTGGAAGAACTTgttaatagataaatttcacCTGCTCTTCCACACAGTGCTATCAATCGACCATCAGGTGATACTTCATATTTCTGAATAACATAATTTTGAAAAGTTattcaaatagaaatatgCAAGAGagtatcattaatataatttaaataaaatatcaaaccTTCATATTAGTAATACCATGTGGTAATGGTATCTTATAAGTTTTTCCACTAATCAAATTATAAGAATGGCAATATGAGTAAAATTGAGATCCTGATAGAACTTCTGTTCCTTCTTTAAGAAATTTTGCTTTACTAATTGGAAACTTCTTATATTGCATACTATATAATTTGTTGTTCTCTATACCatcaatctatatatattaaaaaatttccttttatatatatcaacaatttaaacaaaaaaaaaatatttttactaacctgaaaaagagataaaataccGGATGAACCAGCAACAAGAGCTAATGTAGAGGTTGGATGGAATTCCAAACTTGATATTACAGGGCCTTCGTTAAATGTCTGCTGATTTATTGATTTCAATGCTTTAATATCAATAGTTCCCTTTGGCAATCTCTTCATTCGTGGCGTTTCTAAATGAGAACTAtgctaaaattaaaaatatttatttatttaaacataatatattaaaaaactttattttaatttcagtAATAGAATCATTAAAATACCTTCAGGATTTCATAATCCGTATCATCAAAATTTTCTTGTACTCTATCAATTTCTGCCCATTTTGGAGTACCTACAAGATGTTTGTATTTATTCTCTAAAAATTCTGTATAAAACTTCTCTGGCCTTTTGCTGGGTAACTTgcgattttgaatatttaatgcTGCTTCTacgctttatttatttaaaaataaatttaattaatatatataaacaacaaaacaataattgaatcattttaaaaatacttcATATACTCACGTATAATgtgcatcatcatcatctacccagactactttttttttctctgtcttttcatCTGAATCTTCATCAGAACTCTTAGAAGATATATCTTCGTTAGCTTCTACATTATCTGCATTATATGGGTGTGCAATCGTGCTTCTATTTGTttcttcaatataattttcatctggtaaattatttatgacaTCACTTGCATCTCCAAAAACTATCTTTTCCAACCTATATATCAacattataattgtaaaaaaaatgcaataaatgcaataaatttaaagtaaatctacattttttaatgtttattaatgtatttaaagTTTTCTGTTTATAATTGTATCATTAcgcttttatttaaaatgaatcataaataattgttcattagctgaaaaattaatatattaataaataaaatataatttgatttaccTAGCTTCTTCTGTAGGatcatatgaatttatttttcttttttttggaaatatatcaaatttctGATTGCGCTTTATATGAccttttattataacattggtattcatattgaaaatgtttaatatcttCAATTAACAGATGCACATTTCCTttcctaaaataaaaatattttattattattatatttattgccaGAGTAATTCtgctaataaaaaagaatcaaatcgTGCTAACTACAAGTatcaaattatcataatatataatatattttaataagaaataaaaatattataattaaattttaaagaaataaaaaaatataataatatatattgtttattatcttaaaatttGAGATTGAAGTACTTAACCTTACGTGTTAACAACATAgtcgatatttaattttcacagTAATCACAGAGGTCTCTAATGTTCCTTtgattataaatcttatttaatgAATACGTGAatcaaatgtttatttaattgcattattagaataaaaataataaagaaaaaagtaaatgtatgaaatatatatttatttgttttaagtaatagaattttttagtAACATCTATGTTATACTTTCTatcatttgtataaatattaaaaattttttgtatctttctattatattatttttgtatatttaaatatttctgatttagtattttcaaatacaaattccaaaaatattttctaaatatgaATGTTTCCACATATgagtaatattttcttgtctttAACCTTGTTCCTCGTATGTtggaatagaaaaggaagaatcaGAATAGTCTAATGTTTTTCGTTCCAATGATAATATGGAAGGACATTTTGGCTGATATTGTTCTACTGCTTCTAATAATGTTTCTGGATATCCTGGTGAAtaatatctgaaaaaaaaaaacaataaattgtaattttttataaacattattacatccttaattttttcgaattataatTACCAGTtagttatcattttaattatctatattattatatttatttataataaaaatgtataaaattaatatttgataattaaattaaaaaaaaaaattaatctataatcaatataatcaagtatgaaaatttattgaatattatactGTACATTTAATTGTACTACCTTCTTTATCGACTGTTAACCCGGTCAATCATTTCATTTGtacaaaagaaagatcaaagaaaaaaggtgcatttatattgaaatattaataaaaagtttaaaaatgatacttggtaaaatataattattgtttaatataatcGTAATGAAAAATACTTGAGGgcgataaaattattgatccaCTGCAGTCTCAGATTATACTTTTTCAATAAGATCAGCTGTGCGACAATATGGCGGATATTCGTACATTAGTAATCTGacttaaattaaaatacacaaaaaaactaaaaagacAGGTAGTTATTTATACGAATTGGCAGTGGAAACGAGTTTAACGGGATTCAATTTTCTGCTAGTTATAAGGAAATCCTCGGATCTAATTCGGtgagtaaataaattttagcAGGGTTATGTTAAAAAGCAACTAGTGTTTTTGGTTACAATTCATTATCACACACtgtataaatgtttaatttatcttttcgaatattgtaacatataaaatatataatatacaaagttATTAGTgacgaaaatgaaattgacaTAATATGATTAAACAGGAAAGTATGAATCAAGTAAATTGAttcgattataaatttgaGACCTTGACAATTGACATTTCTATATTCTTTagatctttataaaattttgttttattacccttctctttttatataatcacaACTGACTctttgcaaaaaaagaaatagagaataaaaaaatgtaataatagaaTTGCATATAAAACGATAACACATTTccatagtaatataatatttactggttttaatttcgatttaatgaTTACTTCTATTTAAaagatcttaattattataactgtTGTGCGAAGATATAAATagtttgataaattaataaaataaatgatatatatatatatatatatatatatatatatcatataatatatgtgtgaaAAATGACCTTATAATTTCTTCAGGGAAGCAACAGTTGATTTGCATTATGTACTCCATAAGCATTGTGCCTGGTTCAGCTTGTATTTCTTGCACTTTTTTCAATGCACCTGATGTAGCAAATAATCGTCTTGCTCTCGCGTCATGTGGCAATATCTAagacaaatatttcaaaaattatattttttataattgagTCATAACACTTTatgattacaataaatatattatataaaatacaaagaattatgaatgtattatgaaataaacaaattttttattgctgcacaatttattattattatatgttatgtatatacgttaacGTGGGTGAAAAGTCGCGATCATTTAATTGTATAGAACctaaaaataaagcttttaGAATGTCTGACCAGGAAAATATCTTAAACGTGAACGTAAAACGCGAAACTGTATGCTTTTAAACTGATAAAATTTAcagaattaatagaaaaaattaaatttttcaactagtaacggaaagaaataaaatacgaatataaagtatgaaaagtaattaaatgaaatgagcacgatatatagaaatattttataaaaataagggATATTTTTGGATGAATAATAAAACTGTGTTTGaaactattaaaaatacatttatttctcgATTCATGGGATACATTTAGCAAGTTTACCAGTCATATATCATACGCGGTTACGAGACGGATCTTATCGCTTTATCGAATAGTCTTATACTTTGTAAATTGTAAAGATGCTGatgtaatacaaaataaaattctgagaaatgattttttgaaaaaattgtacgtcagaatgatatcgttattacagttcgTTAAGTGTTCCATTATGTTTatcataaatcaaaattaaaaaaacataaatgtaaataagatTTCTCGATAACATATTTTGTATATCACGACAATGACGCGGTATTATGAAGAAAACATATAATcctcaataaataattattgaatttgaaattaggaaaaaaaaggagaaaattaaaaatatgataaaagattACGTGTACGttcaacaattattattacgtctCATTGTGAAAATGaatactatttatatttgaaaacaaaattcttctttcttatatacgCACAAGCAATAGTAATTTGCattatttgcaatttttcattaatctcATCTTGTTTGTTGACTttgcagagagaaagatttgataaaaaaaaaaaaaaaaaaaaaaaaaagaaaaaaaaaagaaaaaaaaaattacaacttCAACGTTAGAGGATATTTATGGAGGGAACAGTGAACCGTGGGAAGATAATACAAAGTT
This Vespa velutina chromosome 10, iVesVel2.1, whole genome shotgun sequence DNA region includes the following protein-coding sequences:
- the LOC124952472 gene encoding deformed epidermal autoregulatory factor 1 isoform X2, whose protein sequence is MEESQTSESVAVLPDMSEPLTSETEEASALTTEHEAHPVAVTASVTSVPGVPGVPGVGVPVSLPVGSIIGVANSTNGTTFNVITSEQLQLPGSGQFKQMLCVDNGFICEPRHDKDADPLRWNGELKATHIVIQNSTDEAESEQIHVSAANSQPICSWSESANLAVLPVRCKNTNAELHKSRFGSGGRGRCIKLGPDWYTPSEFEAFCGRASSKDWKRSIRFGGRSLQTLIDEQILKPHATSCTCAACCDDDSATGPVRLFTPYKRRRRARDTSDGETPSRKHKSENSRDGSNNDESDNEVVVPDKEVWPQFVSTDGLVVQQAQDQDSVVQGVHQTENGQSEDIFKKLDEISNKMLKLAYEFKRTVDEAKEINRQQRREQALVAQLGGRGDVIETVGLQPASDTHNKKVTLSVFVLFCIAYKIFLLALCQLQSRSIC
- the LOC124952472 gene encoding deformed epidermal autoregulatory factor 1 isoform X1, with amino-acid sequence MEESQTSESVAVLPDMSEPLTSETEEASALTTEHEAHPVAVTASVTSVPGVPGVPGVGVPVSLPVGSIIGVANSTNGTTFNVITSEQLQLPGSGQFKQMLCVDNGFICEPRHDKDADPLRWNGELKATHIVIQNSTDEAESEQIHVSAANSQPICSWSESANLAVLPVRCKNTNAELHKSRFGSGGRGRCIKLGPDWYTPSEFEAFCGRASSKDWKRSIRFGGRSLQTLIDEQILKPHATSCTCAACCDDDSATGPVRLFTPYKRRRRARDTSDGETPSRKHKSENSRDGSNNDESDNEVVVPDKEVWPQFVSTDGLVVQQAQDQDSVVQGVHQTENGQSEDIFKKLDEISNKMLKLAYEFKRTVDEAKEINRQQRREQALVAQLGGRGDVIETVGLQPASDTHNKKCANCNREAFAECSLCRRTPYCSTFCQRKDWAGHQVECVRGAAETVMLIVESSSTDTSALATTTGDQ
- the LOC124952469 gene encoding U3 small nucleolar RNA-associated protein 18 homolog; this translates as MNTNVIIKGHIKRNQKFDIFPKKRKINSYDPTEEARLEKIVFGDASDVINNLPDENYIEETNRSTIAHPYNADNVEANEDISSKSSDEDSDEKTEKKKVVWVDDDDAHYTVEAALNIQNRKLPSKRPEKFYTEFLENKYKHLVGTPKWAEIDRVQENFDDTDYEILKHSSHLETPRMKRLPKGTIDIKALKSINQQTFNEGPVISSLEFHPTSTLALVAGSSGILSLFQIDGIENNKLYSMQYKKFPISKAKFLKEGTEVLSGSQFYSYCHSYNLISGKTYKIPLPHGITNMKKYEVSPDGRLIALCGRAGEIYLLTSSSKELIGTLNMNTKCRTVSFTPDNKTLITHGDDNEMYIWDIKSRTCIHRAVDDGCLSCSVTAISPNGQFLATGSREGVVNLYDINTVLKEKIPAPLKTIFNLVTSITGLKFNPTSEILAMASDKKANAFKMLHLPSFNVFSNFPTFQTTMSMPSAIDFSPSSGYLGVSNRSHRAFLYRLKHYGNY